AAATTGTCATCTCCCGCTTTGACCGCTACACACTTGGCGAATTGGCAGGCGAAAAGCCAGCCGAGGACTAAGTCCAGTGAAAAGGGCGCCGCAAGGCGCCCTTTTTTGTATCTCATCTTGATTAAGCAGGTGGCTTTCGTTATGATCACGCTGCTGTAAAAAGCGACATTTAAAAAGGAGGTGGCAGTTGGTGGATAGCCAAAGTCACGAAGAAGAGAAAGCTGACTGCCCACTCCTGCATGAGCAGGCTTGGTGCAACTTAGTAGAAAGCATCGTCAACGAATTGGATAAGGGAAAAACGCTTGCAGAAATTGCACACGCTTTGACCATTGAATACCGGGATGCCTCCCGAGCCGTGAGAGAGTTCCTTGCTAGCAGCCAGTTTGGTATTGATTCAGTCTGCCAGCTTAAGAATTACATGCAGCGTCACCCGGGCGTGGTACAGCAAAGCATCAATGCTTTGATGGAGGGTGTTCAATTTTCCCCGCCGATCCTCGTGATACGGACCGAGGGAGGGAAGAAGGAGAAGCTTGTCCCTAGGTACCTTCGCATTCGTGAGGCTGCTGAACGGTTACATCTATCAATTGAAACGGTGAGAAGGCATTGGAAAACCGATGGGAAGATTGAAATCCCAGAAGACTTTATAACTCTGAAGGAAGTAGTTGACCTGCCTGAGTTTCAACACCTGAAACCGAAAATTGATAAATGGCGTGCTTCAGGCCTCTTTGTTTTCCGTTCTGCCTTTGGACTTTACTTCGTAGATAACGAGGGTTTTGCGGAACTTGCTTACCTCATTGAGTTGGAGAGTGCCATGAGAGTGAGTGTGTGCGTGTGTTGTGGAAAGGAATTCCAATCCAAACGCTTACGCAAATATTGTACCCATCGGTGCTTTACGCGTACCAGACATAACCGCCTAGTTGCATCGGGATACAGCATTAAGGAACCCCAAGGTTGGCATGCCCGACTGGCAGAGGCACTTGCGGATAAACAAGGGCTGGGAGGAAGTCCTCAAGAGGGGTGGCTAACTCTCGCGCAGGCCAGAAGACTGACAGGTTTAACAGCCATGCAAGTTGGTTGGCTTGGGAAGACTGGCCTAGTCACAACCCGCCCTCACCCCACAAAGTTGTGGCGGGGTACGCCAGTCACGCAGTATGCGGCAAGTGAGCTGGAAGTTGTCAAAAAGGTCTACCAGGACTGGCAAGGACAACATCCAAAAAAGATCCCTTAAAGAGCGATGAACAGTCGCTCTTTTTTCTTGCGTAAAAAGAGTAGACGGGAGGCCGGTTCTCAGGTATGGTTACAAGGCTAAGTTTCCTACTTACCCCGCCAGGGCACATGGCAACGACCATGTGACCCATTCCCCATTGGACTCACCAATAAAGAGTCCGTTTGCCCTCACGCTAGTGACGGGCCATCGCCACACAGGCCCTCCCGCGGGAGGGCCTTTTACTTTCCCTGGGTACTTATGGATGCCAGGGGTTTCTGCTACCATGAACGCGATACGATCTTGTAACCCACATTTTCCTATGGTCCAGCAAATGGTCTCTGCCGCAAAACCTAAGATGGATGCCGCTATCGCTCACTTTGGTGATGAGCTGAAGACGGTCCGTACCGGCCGTGCTAACGCCGCTATGCTTGATGGGGTTATGGTAAGTGCCTATGGTTCCATGATGCCGCTTAAACAGGTGGCCACTGTCACTAGCCCTGAGCCGCAGCAGCTCATGGTCCAGCCGTTTGACGCAGGGCTGTTGAACGATATCCGAGTAGGCATTGTCCAAGCCGACATGGGCTTCAACCCTTCGGATGACGGACGGACACTGCGCATTGTCATCCCCCCGCTAACGGCGGAGCGCCGGGAAGAACTGGTAAAGAAAGTGGGTAAGATGGCAGAGCAGACCCGCATTACCCTTCGCAATATCCGGGCTGAAGTATGGGAGCATGTGCAGAAGGCTCAGAAAGACGGCCAGATCTCTGAAGATAACCGTGACTGGGGCCGCGATGAAATCGACAAGGTCACAGGCGAGTACAATAAAAAGGTTGAGGCGTTGGTGAAAGAAAAAGAAGTGGAGATTACCACGGTCTAATGTCGATCCTCGATTCCAGTATTGCGCCGTATATTTTCCTTGTAGCGGGGTTTTCATTCCTCGCCGGCTTTTTCCGGAAAATTCTCGTGAAAGTTGTTATTATCCTTGCAGTTGAAATTATCTTTTTAGCGCTCTTCCCTAAACTTCTCGTCCACTTTGTAAACCTGGTTTCCCAGGCAAGCAATCTCATCCGCTGACAATGTCCTTCCTCCTCACCCTTATTGCCTTCCTTCTTATTCTTGGCGTGCTCGTCTTTATTCATGAGCTTGGCCATTTTGCGGTTGCCAAGTGGATGGGGATGAAGGTTGATGAATTTGCCATTGGCTTTCCTCCTCGTATTTGGAGCAAGCGCAAAGGGGAGACGCTCTACTCTTTGAATGCCATTCCTTTTGGCGGCTATGTGAAAATCCACGGCGAGACCCCCGAGTCCCAGGATGAGGACCCCCGTTCCTTTGAACAAAAGTCTGTCTGGGCGCGCATGGCAGTGATTGTGGCGGGTGTCACCATGAATGTGCTCTTTGCCTTCGTCATTTTGACGGTCGCTTTTTCTGTGGGCTTTGTGTCCATCAGCCAAGACCTTGAGCAGGTTCCTGGCGCCACCAAGAGGCAGACCCAGGTATTGGTGGC
The nucleotide sequence above comes from Verrucomicrobiia bacterium. Encoded proteins:
- the frr gene encoding ribosome recycling factor, with protein sequence MVQQMVSAAKPKMDAAIAHFGDELKTVRTGRANAAMLDGVMVSAYGSMMPLKQVATVTSPEPQQLMVQPFDAGLLNDIRVGIVQADMGFNPSDDGRTLRIVIPPLTAERREELVKKVGKMAEQTRITLRNIRAEVWEHVQKAQKDGQISEDNRDWGRDEIDKVTGEYNKKVEALVKEKEVEITTV